One Prunus dulcis chromosome 8, ALMONDv2, whole genome shotgun sequence DNA window includes the following coding sequences:
- the LOC117638698 gene encoding two-component response regulator ARR2-like, translated as MEEDEFPTGLKILVVDDDETCLFILERMLQSLNYQVTKCRNAEEALCMLREDKGKFDIVISDVHMLTMEEGFKLLETVGLEMKLPVIMMSSDDNHETMKKGIIHGACDYLVKPFQRTALRLIWQHVVRNRRNKQALAVAVAEPQSCVLVEDDDDDLVASPAKKRRRLVWTAQLHHQFVTAVNQLGHKNCHPKKILDRMQQMGARGLTRENVASHLQMVNGTAPANHDIGQSQTSLNQDVTELEEQHYNKDMGSIVDEHSNWDKLLVDDSQRFKAGSCSYDQPSFEALIYAQNHVAIDDYMPRPFIEEGTGLPARYQR; from the exons atggaagaagatgaatttCCCACTGGTTTAAAAATTCTTGTTGTAGATGATGATGAGACATGTCTCTTTATATTAGAAAGGATGCTTCAGTCTCTGAATTACCAAG TTACCAAATGTCGGAATGCAGAGGAGGCTCTATGTATGCTTCGAGAGGATAAAGGCAAGTTTGATATAGTGATTAGTGATGTGCACATGCTCACCATGGAGGAAGGATTCAAGCTCCTTGAGACAGTTGGTTTGGAGATGAAATTGCCTGTTATCA TGATGTCATCGGATGATAATCATGAGACGATGAAGAAGGGCATCATTCATGGTGCTTGTGATTATTTGGTGAAGCCGTTCCAGAGGACGGCTCTTAGACTGATTTGGCAGCATGTGGTCCGCAATAGAAGAAACAAGCAAGCACTTGCAGTTGCAGTTGCAGAGCCCCAGTCATGCGTTTTGGtggaagatgatgatgatgatcttgTTGCCTCTCCAGCGAAGAAAAGAAGACGCCTAGTTTGGACAGCACAGCTTCATCATCAGTTTGTCACTGCTGTGAATCAACTTGGGCATAAAA ATTGTcatccaaagaaaattttggatCGTATGCAGCAAATGGGTGCTCGTGGTCTTACTAGAGAAAATGTCGCTAGCCACCTTCAG ATGGTAAATGGAACTGCGCCTGCTAATCATGATATTGGTCAAAGTCAGACTAGTCTGAATCAGGATGTGACAGAAT TAGAGGAACAGCATTATAATAAGGACATGGGGAGTATTGTTGATGAGCATTCCAATTGGGATAAGTTGTTAGTTGATGATTCTCAAAGGTTCAAGGCCGGAAGCTGTTCGTATGATCAACCAAGTTTTGAGGCTTTAATTTATGCGCAAAACCATGTTGCTATCGATGATTACATGCCAAGACCATTCATAGAG GAAGGAACTGGGCTGCCTGCGCGATATCAAAGATAA
- the LOC117637193 gene encoding L10-interacting MYB domain-containing protein: MGIRGRTDGDRLRTVWTPEMDRYFIDLMLEQVCKGNKFDDHLFSKRAWKHMTSLFDAKFKFPYEKDVLKNRHKTLRNLYKAVRNLLDEKGFSWDEMRQMVTADNNVWDEYIKVHPDARSFRIKTIPYYHDLCSIYGDTAIEERSDNIPEESSHSGENGTTAATQPRRVSQGTAETLQDIMVGEDYGVTVPAKSFDDVEHAMTSVPGITTNSRSRTYWQPPMDRYFIELMQEQVRKGSRIDGVFRKQAWMEMIASFNAKFGFNYDMDVLKNRHKTLKRQYNVIKNLLELDGFIWDDARQMVTADDYVWQDYIKEHTDARQFMTRPVPYYKHLCMICDPSVDDRDSYSGQDVEQENQVEGAKLCGALTSFLSPSTSVSTEDEDGDVQESTPMCQKKRRRLENCSNEAYPKRSREEDGGMASALREMASAVSSLSEKKRNDEKLNSGSIESVVEAVQALPDMDEDLVLDACDLLEDEKKAKTFMALDVKLRKKWLMRKLRPQ; encoded by the exons ATGGGTATCCGAGGCCGAACTGATGGTGATCGCCTGAGAACAGTCTGGACCCCTGAAATGGATCGATATTTCATTGATCTCATGTTAGAGCAAGTTTGCAAAGGAAATAAATTTGATGATCATTTATTTAGCAAGCGAGCATGGAAGCATATGACATCCTTGTTTGATGCCAAGTTCAAGTTTCCATATGAAAAAGATGTTCTGAAAAATCGGCACAAAACACTGAGGAACTTGTACAAGGCTGTAAGGAATCTCCTTGATGAGAAGGGCTTCAGTTGGGATGAAATGCGACAAATGGTGACTGCTGATAATAATGTCTGGGATGAATATATCAAG GTACACCCAGATGCACGGTCATTCAGAATAAAAACCATCCCTTATTATCATGATTTGTGTTCGATATACGGTGACACAGCCATCGAAGAGAGAA GTGATAATATTCCAGAGGAGTCATCACATTCAGGTGAGAATGGTACAACTGCAGCCACACAGCCAAGGAGAGTTAGTCAGGGAACTGCCGAGACTCTTCAGGATATCATGGTTGGTGAAGATTATGGAGTCACTGTGCCAGCAAAGTCTTTTGATGATGTGGAGCATGCTATGACAAGTGTTCCTGGAATCACCACAAATAGTCGCTCCAGAACTTACTGGCAGCCACCCATGGACCGTTATTTCATTGAACTTATGCAAGAACAGGTGCGGAAAGGCAGCAGGATAGATGGTGTTTTCCGTAAACAAGCATGGATGGAGATGATTGCCTCATTCAATGCAAAGTTTGGCTTTAACTATGATATGGATGTTCTTAAAAATCGACACAAAACTCTGAAAAGGCAATATAATGTTATAAAGAATCTACTTGAATTGGATGGGTTTATCTGGGATGATGCGCGCCAAATGGTGACTGCTGATGATTATGTTTGGCAAGATTATATTAAG GAACATACTGATGCACGGCAGTTCATGACCCGGCCTGTCCCATATTATAAACACTTGTGCATGATATGTGATCCAAGTGTTGACGATAGAGACTCCTATTCAGGTCAAGATGTGGAGCAAGAAAATCAAGTTGAAGGCGCCAAGTTGTGTGGAGCATTAACTAGTTTTCTGTCTCCATCTACATCAGTTTCCactgaagatgaagatggtgATGTGCAGGAGTCAACCCCTATGTGCCAGAAGAAAAGGCGTCGACTAGAAAACTGCTCAAATGAGGCTTATCCAAAAAGATCACGAGAAGAAGATGGTGGCATGGCTAGTGCTCTTCGTGAGATGGCATCAGCAGTATCTTCGTTatcagagaagaagagaaatgatGAGAAGTTGAACTCTGGGTCAATAGAAAGTGTGGTTGAAGCAGTACAAGCATTACCAGACATGGACGAAGACCTTGTGTTAGATGCATGTGATTTGCTAGAGGATGAAAAGAAGGCAAAAACATTCATGGCATTGGATGTTAAATTACGAAAGAAGTGGTTGATGAGGAAACTTCGACCACAGTAG